One window from the genome of Oryza glaberrima chromosome 3, OglaRS2, whole genome shotgun sequence encodes:
- the LOC127765955 gene encoding 1-aminocyclopropane-1-carboxylate synthase 1: MVSQVVAEEKPQLLSKKAGCNSHGQDSSYFLGWQEYEKNPFDPVSNPSGIIQMGLAENQLSFDLLEEWLEKNPHALGLRREGGGASVFRELALFQDYHGLPAFKNALARFMSEQRGYKVVFDPSNIVLTAGATSANEALMFCLADHGDAFLIPTPYYPGFDRDLKWRTGAEIVPVHCASANGFRVTRAALDDAYRRAQKRRLRVKGVLITNPSNPLGTASPRADLETIVDFVAAKGIHLISDEIYAGTAFAEPPAGFVSALEVVAGRDGGGADVSDRVHVVYSLSKDLGLPGFRVGAIYSANAAVVSAATKMSSFGLVSSQTQYLLAALLGDRDFTRSYVAENKRRIKERHDQLVDGLREIGIGCLPSNAGLFCWVDMSHLMRSRSFAGEMELWKKVVFEVGLNISPGSSCHCREPGWFRVCFANMSAKTLDVAMQRLRSFVDSATGGGDNAALRRAAVPVRSVSCPLAIKWALRLTPSIADRKAER; encoded by the exons ATGGTGAGCCAAGTGGTCGCCGAGGAGAAGCCGCAGCTGCTGTCCAAGAAGGCCGGGTGCAACAGCCACGGCCAGGACTCGTCCTACTTCCTGGGGTGGCAGGAGTACGAGAAAAACCCGTTCGACCCCGTCTCCAACCCTTCCGGCATCATCCAGATGGGCCTCGCCGAGAACCAG CTGTCGTTCGACCTGCTTGAGGAGTGGCTGGAGAAGAACCCCCACGCGCTCGGCCTCCggcgagagggcggcggcgcctccgtcTTCCGCGAGCTCGCGCTGTTCCAGGACTACCACGGCCTCCCGGCTTTCAaaaat GCATTGGCGCGGTTCATGTCGGAGCAGAGAGGGTACAAGGTGGTGTTCGACCCCAGCAACATCGTGCTCACCGCCGGCGCCACTTCGGCTAACGAGGCGCTCATGTTCTGCCTCGCCGACCACGGCGACGCCTTCCTCATCCCCACCCCGTACTACCCAGG GTTCGACCGCGACCTCAAGTGGCGCACCGGCGCGGAGATCGTACCCGTGCACTGCGCGAGCGCGAACGGGTTCCGGGTGACGCGCGCCGCGCTGGACGACGCGTACCGCCGCGCGCAGAAGCGCCGGCTGCGCGTCAAGGGGGTGCTGATCACCAACCCGTCCAACCCGCTCGGCaccgcgtcgccgcgcgccgaccTCGAGACGATCGTCGACTTCGTCGCCGCCAAGGGCATCCACCTCATCAGCGACGAGATCTACGCCGGCACGGCGTTCGCCGAGCCGCCCGCGGGCTTCGTCAGCGCGCTCGAGGTCGTGGccgggcgcgacggcggcggcgccgacgtgtCCGACCGCGTGCACGTCGTGTACAGCCTGTCCAAGGACCTCGGCCTCCCGGGGTTCCGCGTCGGCGCCATCTACtccgccaacgccgccgtcgTGTCCGCGGCGACCAAGATGTCCAGCTTCGGCCTCGTGTCGTCCCAGACGCAGTACCTCCTCGCGGCGCTGCTCGGCGACAGGGACTTCACCCGGAGCTACGTCGCGGAGAACAAGCGGCGGATCAAGGAGCGGCACGACCAGCTCGTGGACGGGCTCAGGGAGATCGGCATTGGGTGCCTGCCCAGCAACGCCGGCCTCTTCTGCTGGGTGGACATGAGCCACCTGATGCGGAGCcggtcgttcgccggcgagatGGAGCTCTGGAAGAAGGTGGTGTTCGAGGTCGGCCTCAACATCTCCCCCGGGTCGTCGTGCCACTGCCGCGAGCCCGGCTGGTTCCGCGTCTGCTTCGCCAACATGTCGGCCAAGACCCTCGACGTCGCCATGCAGCGCCTCAGGTCGTTCGTCGactccgccaccggcggcggcgacaacgccgccctccgccgcgccgccgttcccgtcaGGAGCGTCAGCTGCCCGCTCGCCATCAAGTGGGCGCTCCGCCTCACCCCGTCCATCGCCGACCGGAAGGCCGAGAGATAA